CCGGGGTAGATTTATTTAAACCGCCGGTTCGTTGAAAAGCCCCGGTTTTTATTTTAAAGTGAATCATATGGATCTAAGTAAAAAAATACGGCTCCTTCGGGAGAAACACGGACTCAAGCAGATCAACCTGGCGAATGCCCTGCAGGTGAGCCCCCAGGCGGTCTCCAAATGGGAGCGGGGGGCAAGCTGTCCGGATCTGCAGATGCTGATCAGGATAGCCCGGCTTTTCGACACGAGCACCGATTTTCTCCTCGGTCTGACCGAGCGGGGCAGCGGGGTCTTCGAAGCCACGGTCCTGTGCACGGCCATCATCGATTTCGCCCGGCGCTCCGCTTCGATGGATTCAAGGGAGCTTGCCGATTATGCCAATATGATATTTTATCCCCTTACGGAGTCGGTCCTTGCCCACGACGGGATTCCGGTCAAATACGTGGGCGACGGCTTCCTTTGTTTTTTCTCCGGCGCCTCCCACAGGGACCGTGCCATAGGTGCGGCCCTTCACGCAAAAAAGACCATGAATCAAAAAGACCTGGTGATATCCCTCGATACGGGAGACATTTATCTCGGGCTCATAGGACACCCGGAATATGCAATGCGGGATATTATCGGCGAGGCCGTCAACAGGGCATTTCTCGTGGCAGGGTGGGCCTGTGCGCACTGTCCTTCCGGAATAGGCGCGACAGGGACGGTTATCCACAAAGCGGAAGGGAAGTATCCGCTCCGGGAGCACCGGGGGGTCGGGATCGCCCTCATCGATGAGGCGCTTGATATTTTCGAGATCGGAGGGACTCCATGAAGAGAGAAGGCATGATAAGCCGTGTGAACTGGAGGCGTTACGGTCTCTATCTCCTCCGTTGGCAACTCTCCACACCGATCCTTGCCGCCGTCCTATTTTTCCTCACCCGGACGGACAAAATCACCGCGACCGTCATCGCCAATTTTATAGACGGCCTCATTTTCTTCTGGGTTGATATAGTTATCTTTACCTCCGACCGCCTGGCCGTCCAATGGGAGGTGCGGGACACGGTTCGCTGCGTCGATTGCGGAAGGATAGCACGGGGATATCGGATAATTTTCGCGAAAGAATATGATCGCAGCAAAGACAGGAGCCCCGAGTTCCGTTGCGAACGCTGCTCGAAGGCAAAGACCGAAGAATTGAGGCTCAAGGGCATCGCCGTATAAGCCCGGTCTATTATCCGAAACCCCATGCCTGCCCCTTACCGATCATAATCGGGGAAGACCCGAGCACCATATTTCCGCCGGCGGCCCGAAGCGATCAGGTATAATCCTCGCGTAAAGAACACTCGCTCCCGGCGAAACGGAGGCGGGAGCAGTCCGCAGGGAATGGCCCCGGTCGCTTCTCATGTTGTTATTTCGTCGTCCTTGGGCTATGATATTATGAAGATGCAGTTAAGTATCCCTCCTGATGACGAAGAAGACGGGGCCAACGGGCCTCATCCCTGGGTTGTGCAGGGAGCCCTCTGCGGCTGGTTCTGCTGTCGTCGCGCGGTAGCGGAGGTCTTCCCCCGCGTGCGGGGGCAACGCGGCCCGCGTCAGTCCGTCCCCTACATATGTAATGGAATAGGTAATGATTAGGCTCAACGATATAGTCGAAGAGATTCTGAAGTATAACCCCAACGCGGATATACCGATGGTGGAAAAGGCATATATCTTTTCCGCAAAGGCCCACAAAGGCCAGACCAGGCTTTCGGGCGAGCCCTACCTCATCCATCCCTTGGAAGTCGCCTATACGTTGACGCAGATGAACCTGGATGTGCCGAGCGTGGTCTCGGGGCTCCTCCATGACACCATCGAAGATTCATATGTGGGCAAGAAAGAGATCGAAGAGTACTTCGGCAAAGAGATCGCCGAGCTTGTAGACGGGGTCACGAAGATCAGCAAGATCCAGATGAAGACTTCGGAAGAAACGCGGGTCGAGAGCTATCGCAAGATGATCCTCGCCATGAGTAACGATATAAGGGTTATTCTCGTGAAGCTGGCAGACCGCTATCACAATATGAAGACCCTCAATTTCCTTTCACGGGAGAAACAGGTGGAGATCTCGAGGGAGACCCTCGACATTTACGCGCCCCTTGCGCACAGGCTCGGGATAGAATGGCTTAAAGGGGAGCTTGAAGACGAATCGTTCAAGTACCTCAAACCCACCGAATTCGATCTCATAAAAGAGAAGATCGCAAAGAAGAAGAAGGAAAGGGACGCCTATATCGCCGAGGTCAAAGAGCTGCTCAAGAAGAAGCTCGCCGAGGTGGGGGTACGTGCGGACATTTCGGGCAGGGCGAAGCGCCTTTACAGTATTTACAAGAAAATGGTCCAGGATGGGGTAAATATCGATGATATCTATGATATCACCGCCTTCCGCATCATGGTGGATTCCGTAAAGGAGTGTTATGAGACCCTGGGTTACGTGCACGCCTTTTTCAAGCCCATCCCCGGCAAATTCAACGACTTCATTGCCCTTCCCAAGGCGAATATGTACCAATCCCTCC
The DNA window shown above is from Syntrophorhabdaceae bacterium and carries:
- a CDS encoding helix-turn-helix domain-containing protein: MDLSKKIRLLREKHGLKQINLANALQVSPQAVSKWERGASCPDLQMLIRIARLFDTSTDFLLGLTERGSGVFEATVLCTAIIDFARRSASMDSRELADYANMIFYPLTESVLAHDGIPVKYVGDGFLCFFSGASHRDRAIGAALHAKKTMNQKDLVISLDTGDIYLGLIGHPEYAMRDIIGEAVNRAFLVAGWACAHCPSGIGATGTVIHKAEGKYPLREHRGVGIALIDEALDIFEIGGTP